A genome region from Deinococcus sp. KNUC1210 includes the following:
- a CDS encoding L-serine ammonia-lyase, iron-sulfur-dependent, subunit beta: MPPTLKQLMDAPTPASAWVLEQDCADSGLDPQAVQDAMRGRIREMRGSIERGLASDAKSITGMVGWNAKGLWDAPDALQSPLLKRVQAYAMAVNEENARMGRIVAAPTAGSAGTIPGALIGVADHLGLSDEQLIMPMVLAAGVGQAISRQMFISGAAGGCQAEIGSSAAMAAAAVTELLGGSSRACVHAASMALMNTIGLVCDPVGGFVEVPCVSRNAFFAVHAVSAAQLALAHLESFIPPDEVVTAMAQVGRMMPLELRETAEGGLAQTPTGLRVTAAMEGK; encoded by the coding sequence ATGCCCCCAACCCTGAAACAACTGATGGACGCTCCCACTCCCGCTTCGGCCTGGGTGCTGGAGCAGGACTGTGCCGACAGCGGCCTCGACCCCCAGGCCGTGCAGGACGCCATGCGCGGCAGAATTCGCGAGATGCGCGGCAGTATCGAGCGCGGGCTGGCGAGCGACGCCAAGAGCATCACCGGGATGGTCGGCTGGAATGCCAAAGGGCTGTGGGACGCGCCCGACGCCCTGCAATCGCCGCTGCTGAAGCGCGTGCAGGCATACGCGATGGCTGTGAACGAGGAAAACGCCCGCATGGGCCGGATCGTGGCGGCTCCCACCGCTGGCAGCGCGGGCACCATTCCGGGGGCCTTGATCGGTGTGGCCGACCACCTGGGCCTGAGTGACGAGCAGCTCATCATGCCGATGGTCCTGGCAGCGGGCGTGGGGCAGGCGATCTCGCGGCAGATGTTCATTTCCGGCGCGGCGGGCGGCTGTCAGGCCGAGATCGGATCGAGCGCGGCGATGGCGGCAGCAGCGGTCACGGAACTGCTGGGCGGAAGCAGCCGCGCCTGCGTACATGCCGCCAGCATGGCCCTGATGAACACCATCGGACTGGTGTGCGATCCGGTGGGGGGCTTCGTGGAGGTGCCGTGTGTCAGCCGCAATGCGTTCTTCGCGGTCCATGCGGTGAGTGCGGCGCAGCTGGCACTGGCCCATCTGGAAAGCTTCATTCCGCCCGACGAGGTGGTGACGGCGATGGCGCAGGTGGGCCGCATGATGCCGCTGGAACTGCGCGAAACCGCCGAGGGTGGGCTGGCACAGACCCCGACCGGGCTGAGAGTCACAGCCGCCATGGAAGGAAAATAG
- a CDS encoding PIG-L deacetylase family protein, whose translation MPDPRHSPSSINATDTDTPETPFGYRSDYPPTLLAVFAHPDDEAFSVGGTLAHYAEKGVRVVLVCATRGEAGKITDPSMTVTDLGAQREQELRNACDALGIPAPIFLDYHDSGRAERVRHDDPLALMNVDVFELEGKIRAIIEEVQPQIIVTFDPHGGYGHIDHLQVHRATSAAFFSTGHLPKPPQRLYFTALTHAVAEQIGRFGNDLDPTVYGVSDKSVVVRMDVGRYTDRKKAALAAHGTQMGPESRMGQMPPEQREAMERVFLGGENFSLGGSRASVPRYPLGGLFDGVDFVMYVDD comes from the coding sequence ATGCCAGACCCACGCCATTCACCCAGCAGCATCAATGCTACCGATACCGACACGCCGGAAACGCCCTTCGGCTACCGCTCCGATTATCCGCCGACCCTGCTGGCAGTCTTCGCCCACCCCGACGACGAGGCCTTCAGTGTGGGCGGCACGCTGGCGCACTACGCCGAGAAGGGCGTGCGCGTGGTGCTGGTCTGTGCCACACGCGGCGAGGCAGGCAAGATCACCGATCCCAGCATGACCGTGACCGACCTGGGAGCGCAGCGCGAGCAGGAACTCAGGAACGCCTGCGACGCGCTGGGCATTCCCGCGCCGATCTTCCTGGACTATCACGATTCGGGCCGCGCCGAGCGGGTGCGCCACGACGACCCCCTGGCCCTGATGAACGTGGACGTGTTCGAGCTGGAAGGCAAAATCCGCGCCATCATCGAGGAAGTGCAGCCGCAGATCATCGTGACCTTCGATCCGCACGGCGGCTATGGGCACATCGACCACCTCCAGGTACACCGGGCCACCAGCGCCGCATTTTTCTCGACCGGACACCTGCCAAAGCCCCCGCAGCGCCTGTATTTCACGGCACTGACGCACGCGGTGGCCGAGCAGATCGGCAGATTCGGCAACGATCTCGACCCGACGGTCTACGGCGTGAGCGACAAGTCGGTGGTGGTGCGGATGGACGTGGGCCGCTACACCGACCGCAAGAAAGCTGCGCTGGCGGCACACGGCACCCAGATGGGACCAGAGAGCCGCATGGGGCAGATGCCGCCCGAACAGCGCGAGGCGATGGAACGCGTCTTCCTGGGAGGCGAGAATTTCAGCCTGGGTGGCAGCCGCGCCTCGGTGCCGCGCTATCCGCTGGGGGGTCTGTTCGACGGCGTCGATTTCGTGATGTACGTTGACGACTGA
- a CDS encoding alpha/beta hydrolase: protein MKLKKRLLIPFLAVGGLIAFAACSPLVALNAVVATNDLTITRDRAYGPDPRNVLDVYQPVSAQNAPILLFIHGGSWTSGSKDDYKFVGESFAREGYVVGVMSYRLAPKNPYPAYIQDAAQALNWLRTHAAEYGGNPDDLFVIGHSAGAFNAVEVVDNARWLTEAGVPISAVHGVIGVAGPYSYDYRGQGTANAFPAGSDPADVMPANHVRADAPPHLLLVAANDQVVGAQNGERMKAALDAKKIPLTFTVLPNLDHYTIAGSLARSLTFLGSTRQEVLTFLKTNR, encoded by the coding sequence ATGAAGCTGAAAAAGCGCCTGTTGATTCCTTTTCTCGCGGTGGGCGGCCTGATCGCCTTCGCCGCGTGTTCGCCGCTGGTCGCGCTCAATGCCGTCGTGGCGACCAACGATCTGACCATCACCCGTGACCGCGCCTACGGCCCCGATCCGCGCAACGTGCTGGACGTGTATCAGCCGGTGTCGGCCCAGAATGCCCCGATTCTGCTGTTCATTCACGGCGGTTCCTGGACGAGCGGCAGCAAGGACGACTACAAATTCGTGGGCGAGAGCTTTGCGCGGGAAGGCTACGTGGTGGGCGTCATGAGTTACCGCCTCGCGCCCAAGAACCCGTACCCGGCGTATATCCAGGATGCGGCCCAGGCGCTGAACTGGCTGCGCACGCACGCCGCAGAGTACGGTGGCAATCCCGATGATCTGTTCGTGATTGGCCATTCTGCCGGGGCGTTCAATGCGGTGGAAGTGGTCGACAACGCCCGCTGGCTGACAGAGGCGGGCGTGCCGATCAGCGCGGTTCACGGCGTGATCGGGGTGGCCGGGCCATACAGCTACGATTACCGGGGCCAGGGCACCGCGAACGCCTTTCCGGCAGGCAGCGACCCGGCAGACGTGATGCCCGCGAACCACGTCCGGGCCGACGCGCCGCCTCATCTGCTGCTGGTGGCCGCCAACGATCAGGTCGTGGGCGCACAGAACGGAGAGCGCATGAAGGCCGCGCTCGACGCCAAAAAGATTCCGCTGACCTTCACGGTCCTGCCGAACCTCGACCACTACACCATCGCCGGATCGCTGGCCCGCTCGCTCACCTTTCTGGGCAGCACCCGCCAGGAAGTTCTGACCTTTCTGAAGACGAACAGATGA
- a CDS encoding thioesterase family protein, which translates to MSRFDPVFSRLSSDLREYTLRLTVQSAELDELGHVNNVVYVDWIEQVARAHAEAVGAGFVQMSQMGVVAVVRKHSVHYHRPALLGDEVELHTRIAEGLGLRAVRVNRITHAQSGELLADGSTEWVWVNPQTGRPKRPPQDLLEKFGF; encoded by the coding sequence GTGTCTCGATTCGACCCCGTTTTCAGCCGCCTCAGTAGCGACCTCCGTGAATACACCCTGCGCCTGACCGTTCAGAGCGCCGAACTCGATGAACTGGGCCACGTGAACAACGTGGTCTATGTGGACTGGATCGAACAGGTGGCCCGCGCCCATGCCGAAGCGGTGGGCGCGGGCTTCGTGCAGATGTCGCAGATGGGCGTGGTGGCGGTCGTTCGCAAGCACAGCGTGCATTACCACCGCCCGGCGCTGCTGGGCGACGAAGTCGAGCTGCACACCCGCATTGCCGAAGGGCTGGGCCTGCGAGCGGTGCGCGTCAACCGCATTACCCACGCACAGAGCGGCGAACTGCTGGCCGACGGCAGCACCGAATGGGTCTGGGTCAACCCGCAGACCGGACGGCCCAAGCGCCCGCCCCAGGACCTGCTGGAGAAGTTCGGCTTCTGA
- a CDS encoding DsbA family protein, translating into MTRLKGTQQNRAILVIGTLVAVILIAAVVLFSSKSASGSSGKSFDLNGQPLLGQASAPVTMVVFEDFKCPNCKNFEDNTMPTIQSKYIDTGKVKMYKLNFPFIGPDSTTAAEAAECAYVQKGDAGYNSFATLLFRAQGEETTQWATKDKMYELAGYVDGLDAAKFKTCLDSEATKAQVDADKAQANKAGVNATPSVFINGTLASDYSAGTVSAAIDQASK; encoded by the coding sequence ATGACACGTTTGAAAGGAACTCAACAAAATAGGGCGATCCTGGTCATCGGAACGCTCGTAGCAGTCATCCTGATCGCAGCGGTGGTGCTGTTCTCGTCGAAGAGTGCGTCTGGCAGCAGCGGCAAATCGTTCGATCTCAACGGTCAGCCGCTGCTGGGGCAGGCGTCGGCCCCGGTGACGATGGTGGTGTTCGAGGATTTCAAGTGCCCGAACTGCAAGAACTTTGAAGACAACACCATGCCCACCATTCAGAGCAAGTACATCGACACCGGCAAGGTCAAGATGTACAAACTCAACTTCCCCTTTATCGGGCCAGACTCGACCACCGCTGCCGAGGCTGCCGAGTGCGCGTATGTGCAGAAGGGCGACGCTGGCTACAACAGCTTCGCAACGCTGCTGTTCCGGGCGCAGGGCGAGGAGACGACCCAGTGGGCCACCAAGGACAAGATGTACGAACTGGCAGGCTACGTAGACGGGCTGGACGCCGCCAAGTTCAAGACCTGCCTGGACAGCGAGGCCACCAAGGCGCAGGTCGATGCCGACAAGGCGCAGGCCAACAAGGCGGGCGTGAATGCGACACCCAGCGTCTTTATCAACGGCACGCTGGCGAGCGACTACTCGGCCGGCACGGTGAGCGCCGCCATCGATCAGGCCAGCAAGTAA
- a CDS encoding cyclase family protein, which yields MVIHDISRLLTPGHPNWPGDAPFTVTPAARIAQGDTVNTGVLSTSTHTGTHVDAPWHYADAGSKLDEVPLDVYIGPCLVLDVRGHSPVPPEVLDGLESVPERLLLYTGQPAHWATFPEDFAALSPAFVHRAARLGVRLIGTDAPSVDPLTSKTLDGHRAFWESGLYILEGLKLTDVTPGTYQLVCLPLPLAGVDGTPARAVLIEQ from the coding sequence ATGGTCATTCACGACATTTCGCGGCTGCTGACCCCCGGTCATCCCAACTGGCCCGGCGACGCCCCGTTCACCGTCACGCCCGCTGCCCGCATCGCGCAGGGCGACACGGTGAATACCGGTGTGCTGTCCACGTCCACCCATACCGGCACTCACGTCGATGCGCCCTGGCACTACGCCGACGCGGGCAGCAAGCTCGATGAAGTGCCGCTCGACGTGTATATCGGCCCGTGTCTGGTGCTCGACGTACGCGGTCACAGTCCCGTGCCGCCAGAAGTTCTGGACGGCCTGGAGAGCGTGCCCGAGCGCCTGCTGCTGTATACCGGTCAGCCCGCGCACTGGGCCACCTTTCCCGAAGATTTCGCCGCGCTGTCTCCGGCCTTCGTCCACCGCGCCGCCCGCCTGGGTGTGCGGCTCATAGGCACCGACGCGCCCAGCGTCGATCCCCTGACCAGCAAGACCCTGGACGGCCACCGCGCCTTCTGGGAAAGCGGCCTCTACATCTTGGAAGGCCTGAAGCTCACGGACGTGACGCCCGGAACGTATCAGCTCGTGTGTCTGCCGCTGCCCCTGGCGGGCGTGGACGGTACCCCGGCGCGGGCGGTGCTGATCGAGCAGTGA
- a CDS encoding disulfide bond formation protein B, producing the protein MSRENRLYVAWLTALVATLGSLYFSEIRGYIPCVLCWFQRICMYPLVVVLGVAAFRGETGGRVYALPLAIIGWCVALTQNLEIWGVIKTLKICSVGQTQAGCDVKWPIFGDSLTGLSNVVTIPLLSLIAFSIVIALLSWRRQLVL; encoded by the coding sequence GTGAGCCGTGAAAATCGCCTGTATGTGGCGTGGCTGACCGCCCTGGTCGCCACGCTGGGAAGTCTGTATTTCAGCGAGATTCGCGGGTACATTCCCTGTGTGCTGTGCTGGTTTCAGCGCATCTGCATGTATCCGCTGGTGGTGGTTCTGGGCGTTGCGGCCTTCCGGGGTGAAACGGGCGGGCGTGTCTACGCGCTGCCACTGGCGATCATCGGCTGGTGCGTGGCCCTAACACAGAACCTGGAAATCTGGGGCGTCATCAAGACGCTCAAGATCTGCTCGGTGGGCCAGACGCAGGCGGGCTGCGACGTGAAGTGGCCGATCTTCGGAGATTCCCTGACGGGCCTGTCGAACGTGGTCACCATTCCGCTGCTCAGCCTGATCGCCTTCAGCATCGTGATCGCGCTGCTGAGCTGGCGCAGACAGCTGGTGCTGTAA
- the sdaAB gene encoding L-serine ammonia-lyase, iron-sulfur-dependent subunit beta: MSLLDMIGPVMIGPSSSHTAGACRIGLVARALLGSPPTHAAIGLHASFAKTGRGHGTHLALVAGLLGFAPDDARLPQAMQEAQAAGLAVTFQDVDLGDVHPNTAQLTVTAQDGSQMVMMASSTGGGVIDVIRVNGFRVSFSGGAPTLLLRYPDHLGVIARVATLIAADGVNIAALGCTREKRGGAALLVIELDSPLSDAALAFFGGWREVEWLRMLPSVMSSPEQGDGHGVPVTVGTTA, encoded by the coding sequence ATGAGTCTGCTCGATATGATCGGCCCTGTCATGATCGGGCCGAGCAGCAGCCACACCGCCGGAGCCTGCCGCATAGGTCTGGTGGCGCGGGCGCTGCTCGGTTCGCCGCCCACACACGCTGCCATCGGCCTGCACGCCAGCTTCGCCAAGACTGGCCGGGGGCACGGCACCCACCTGGCCCTGGTCGCGGGGCTGCTGGGATTTGCACCCGACGATGCCCGGCTGCCCCAGGCGATGCAGGAAGCGCAGGCGGCGGGGCTGGCAGTCACGTTTCAGGATGTCGATCTGGGAGACGTGCACCCGAACACCGCGCAGCTCACCGTGACCGCTCAGGACGGCTCGCAGATGGTGATGATGGCGAGTTCGACGGGAGGGGGCGTGATCGACGTGATCCGCGTGAACGGCTTCCGGGTCAGCTTTTCCGGCGGTGCACCCACGCTGCTGCTGCGCTATCCCGATCATCTGGGCGTGATCGCCCGCGTCGCCACCCTGATCGCCGCCGACGGCGTGAACATCGCCGCGCTGGGCTGTACCCGCGAGAAGCGCGGCGGCGCGGCCCTGCTGGTCATCGAACTCGACAGCCCGCTGAGCGACGCTGCCCTGGCGTTTTTTGGCGGCTGGCGGGAGGTGGAGTGGCTGAGAATGTTGCCCTCGGTCATGAGCAGCCCGGAACAGGGCGACGGACACGGCGTCCCTGTGACTGTGGGAACGACGGCGTAA
- a CDS encoding DNA double-strand break repair nuclease NurA — MRIRLDPWPIDTQGGQLSLTPFSSGELIDVETPRWAAIAPRDVPKRLETVYVVDGKPRMEARLLIEDDEGSSSFAGYGAFVVGAVKLCPHGSRPAELEDVRASRILAHGPGLSVQAARLSPRHPQTGALEYMPSGFQDDQPTAPATHLQQLMLRAEQELSHGLASQVPFDEDDDRERLTSLTIQDGTLRGRNMGGAVVGCVKTMQTMYLPPDRISLLSELKPGERTPILHLKYGNNRVTRFTWYVRLCEAPAYLHPLAGVIRLEMYAPEESDFLPPIVRAVASLSGRLLCRLGSAAHKDSRAPQNLIPTAALEQAMSRTMGDARLVERRIRTHIMREMNVPAEELRGAAWSLN; from the coding sequence ATGCGTATTCGCCTTGATCCCTGGCCCATCGACACTCAGGGCGGGCAACTTTCTCTGACACCTTTTTCATCGGGCGAACTGATCGATGTCGAAACCCCCCGCTGGGCTGCCATCGCCCCGCGTGACGTGCCCAAGCGCCTGGAAACCGTGTACGTGGTCGACGGCAAACCTCGCATGGAAGCCCGACTGCTGATCGAGGACGACGAGGGCAGCAGCAGCTTTGCCGGCTACGGCGCGTTCGTGGTCGGCGCGGTCAAGCTGTGTCCGCACGGATCGCGCCCCGCCGAGCTGGAAGACGTGCGGGCCAGCCGGATTCTGGCGCACGGGCCGGGCCTGAGCGTGCAGGCAGCGCGGCTCAGCCCACGCCATCCACAGACCGGAGCGCTGGAATACATGCCGTCCGGCTTTCAGGACGATCAGCCTACCGCGCCCGCCACGCACCTCCAGCAGCTGATGCTGCGGGCCGAGCAGGAGCTGTCGCACGGGCTGGCGTCGCAGGTTCCGTTCGACGAGGACGACGACCGCGAGCGCCTGACCTCGCTGACCATTCAGGACGGCACGCTGCGCGGGCGCAACATGGGCGGCGCGGTGGTGGGCTGCGTCAAGACCATGCAGACCATGTATCTGCCCCCGGACCGCATCTCGCTGCTGAGCGAACTGAAGCCCGGCGAACGCACCCCGATCCTGCATCTGAAATACGGCAACAACCGCGTGACCCGCTTTACCTGGTACGTGCGGCTGTGCGAGGCTCCGGCGTACCTGCACCCGCTGGCAGGCGTGATCCGGCTCGAAATGTACGCCCCCGAGGAATCCGATTTCCTGCCGCCCATCGTGCGGGCCGTGGCGAGCCTGAGCGGGCGACTGCTGTGCCGACTCGGCAGCGCCGCGCACAAGGACAGCCGTGCGCCGCAGAATCTGATTCCCACTGCTGCGCTGGAACAGGCCATGAGCCGCACCATGGGCGATGCGAGGCTGGTCGAGCGGCGCATCCGGACGCACATCATGCGCGAGATGAACGTGCCCGCCGAGGAACTGCGCGGCGCGGCCTGGAGCCTGAACTGA